The bacterium region CGGCCTGATCGATCCCGCCACCCTCCATCCATCCACCTTGCGGGCCGTGGCCCTGGACAGCCTGGGGCTGCTCTGGCTGGGCGGCCTGGACGGCCTGGCCAGCTGGGACGGCCGGCACCTCGTGCGCCTGGACCTGCGCAGCGGCTGGGAGGGCGGCGGCGCCTCGGCCCTCACCGTGGACCGGCAAGGCCGTCTCTGGGTGGCGGCGGACTCCGGCCTCTTCCGGCGCGAGGAGAGCTTCCGCCCGGTCGAGCTGAACTCGCCGGTGGGCCTGGGGCGCGCCCGCGCCCTGCTCAGCCATGGGGAGGCGACCTGGCTGGCCACCGAGCGCGGCCTGCTCCTCGTCCACGACCGGCTGGGCGAGCGCGTGCTCCTCTCCGGCATGGCGGTCAGCTGCCTTGCCCTGCTGCCGGGGGGCGACCTGGTCTGCGGCACGCTGGACCGCGGCATCTACCGCTTCGACGCCGAGGGCAACCCCGCCGCCATGCGCGAGAGCTACCGCCGCGTGCTGGGGGAGGTGGCGGCCATCGAGCCGGAGCCGGGGGGCGACCTCCTCCTGCTGGGCCGCCTGGGCGGCGTGCCGCAGCTGGCGCGCCTCTCGGCCAGGGACGGCACCCTGGTCGCCCTGCCGGACCGCGTGCCCGACACCCCGCCGGCCGCGCCCCTGGCCCTTAGTGCATCGCCTGTGGGCATCCTCGTCCGCAGCGGCGCGGGATGGCAGCAGTGGACCGGCCGCGAGTTGATCCCCTTGACGCTGCCCGCGGCGGCCCTGCCCCTGCCCGCCCCCTTCTTGACGGAACTGCATCCGGCCCTGGCCTGGCTGCGGCCGGAGGGGCGACTGCAGATCCAGAGCCAGGCCAGCGGCATGCTGGCCCAGCAGGAGGGCCGCATGGCCCTTGCCTGGGAAAGCCCGCGGGAGACGGGCGGCTGGCGTCCTCTGCAAACCTGCCGGACGCGCGAGGGCCAATGGATGCTGCTGGCCTCGGGCGGCGAGCGCCGCCTGCTCGCCATCAGCCGCGGCGCCACGCGGGAGCCGGCGCTGGACTGGCTGGAACCCGCCGCCGCGCGCGTCTTCCAGCCCGGCACCATCTGTCCGGAACCGGGCAGCGGCGCCCTCCTCATCGGCCTGCCCGGGCAGATCCTGCGCGCCGCCGGCCCCCGGCTGGACACCCTCAGCCGCGAGCTGGGCGCCAACTGGATGGTGCCCTTCACCCCGGCCTCCGTCCTGGTGGGGGGCGCCCGGGGTCTGGCCCTGCTCGAGGACGGGGAGCTGAAGCGCCTGCGCGTGGCGGACCCCGTCCACCGCGCCACGCCCGACGGCTTCGGCGGCATCCTGGCCGCCTGCGACCGCTACCTGCTGCGCCTCAACGAGCTGAACGAGGTGGACACCCTGGCCTACCCGGAGCAGCTCGCCGCCGGCCGGGCGGCGCCCGGCCAGGCCCTGCGCCAGATCCTGGCCGACGGGAGCGGGCGCATCTGGCTGCTGGGGGAGCGGCGCCTCCATCTGCGGGCCCGCGAGGGGGCGCCCTGGACGAGGCCCCTGGCCGGCCTGCTGGGCGAATCCGCCGATGGCGAGTCGGGCGAGATCCTCTCCATGGCGGCCGATTCCAGCGGCCGCCTCTGGCTCTCCACCAGCCGGGGGACGGGCTGGCTGGTGCCGGATCGCCTGCCCCCAGTCGCCCTGCTGCTGCAGGACGCGCGGGAGCTGGAAGCGGCCGACCGGCGGCTCATCCTGCTGCTGGGTGCGGCCGACCCGCTGGGCACGGACGGCGGCACCCTGGTCCGCGTCCGCCTGGACGACCAGCCTTGGGGAGCGTGGCGCGCCCCCGGACCCCTGCCCCTGGACCAGCTGCTGCCCGCCGGCGTGACGGGCGGCACCTTCCGCCTCCAGCTTCAGGCGATGGACGCCTGGGGCAACCTAAGCCGCCAGAGCCTGGCCCTGCCCCTCGTGCTGCCGGCCGGCCAGGGCCGCCTGCCTTTCGCCAAGCGGCTCTTCCTGCTGGTGGCGATGGTGGGCATCGCCGTGACGGCCACCATCCTCTATCCCGGGCGCAGTGGCCTGCTCATCAGCCTGGGCCTGGGCGCGGCCGCGGGCTTCATCGTGCGGGTGGCGACCACCGAGCCGCACCTGTGGTGGGCCCTGCCCCTCATCCTGGGCCTCAGCTCCTACCACACCAGCGACCGCATCCGCGCCCGGCGGGCCAAGACCGTCGAGAGCCCCGAGCCGGGCGTGCTCGAGGTGGTGGACCTCCTGCGCGATTTCGGCCACTCCGGCTCGGCCACGCGCAACCTGGACCGCCTGCTGCGCAGCGCGCGCAACCTCTACCTGGAGGGCCGGCCCGATCCCGAGATCCTGGGCCGCTACCGGACGGCCCGCGGCGTCTTCCTGGACCTGACGGCGCCCAGCCTCCAGCAGCTGATGCTGGCCCTGCGCCGCCTGCCGCCCGCCGAGCGGCCGCTGGCGGGGTCCGACCAGGAGCGCCTCGAGGGCCTGGTCGCCGACGCTGTCCGCCTGCTTGAGGGCGCGGGCGACCCGCCCGCCGAGGCCGCCCTCGTCGAGCTGGCCTTCAACCTGGACCGGCTCGAGCAGGCCCTCGCCGCCACCCAGCACGGGCTTGACCTGCGCATCTCCTCGGCGCCGCTCAAGGTGCTGGACCGCGTGCTGGAGGACCGCGCCGCCGAGCTGGCCGGCGTCGAGCTGGAGCTGCGCTGCGAGCGGGAAGTGCGCCAGGTGCTGGCCCGCCTGCCCGTGGACAAGCTCCAGTTCATCCTCGACAACCTGGTGGACAACGCCCTGCACTGGATGGATGGCCTGCCGCGGCGGCGCCTGGCCATCGAAGTGCGGGAACGGCCCTCCACCCTGCAGCTGCGCGTGACCGACAGCGGGGCGGGCATGACCCCCGAGCGCCTCGCGCGCATCTTCGAGGCCGGGGTGAGCGGCCGCGCCGGTGGCGAGGGCCGCGGCTACGGATTGTATCGTTCGCGGGAGATCCTCGCCCGCTTCGGCGGCGCCCTGACCGTGGAGCGGAGCGAGCCGGGCCAGGGCAGCACCTTTCTGCTCGAGATCAAGAAAGTTGAACCGGAGGGGCGGCAGGGGTCATGGAACGCATCCTGATCATCGACGACAACGAGGAGTTCGTGGAGGACACCCAGCTCGGGCTTCGCCGCCACTACGACTGCGCCTGGGCCGAGACGGGCGAGGCCGGGCTGGAGAAGATGAGCGGGCTGGATCCCGATCTCGTCCTGCTCGATTACGACCTGGGCGCCGGGGCGAGCGGCCTCGACATCCTCGGCCGCCTGGTGGCGGAGTGGCCCGATGTGCCGGTGGTGATGGTGACCAAGGAGAGCGGCGTGCGCACCGTGGTCCGCGCCATGAAGGAGGGCGCCTTCGACTACGTGGTGAAGAACACGAGCCGGGAGGACTTCCTCGACGTCATCCGCAAGGGCATGGCCCTGCGCCGCGTCAAGCTGGAGAACGTCTGGCTGCGCCGCCGCCTGCAGGAGTCCCTGGGGCAGATGGTCGGCGAGTCGGAGGCGATCCTGGCCGTCAAGCGGGAGATCCGCGAGGCGGCCGCCACCGACCTGGCCGTCCTCATCACGGGGGAGACGGGCACGGGCAAGACAATGATCGCGCGCATGATCCACGAGGCGAGCGCCCGCCGCCAGCAGGCCTTCGTCGAGGTGAATGTCAGCGCCATCGAGCGTGAACTCTTCAACAGCGAGGTCTTCGGCCACGAGAAGGGCTCTTTCACCGGGGCCGTCGCCGCCAAGCGCGGCCTGACCGAGCTGGCCCACCGCGGCACCCTCTTCCTGGACGAGATCGGCGACATGGATCCCCCCGCCCAGATCAAGCTGCTCACCGCCATCGAGAGCGGACTGATCCGGCGGGTGGGCGCCGTCAAGGACATCCAGGTGGATTTCCGCCTGGTGGCCGCCACCCACCAGGATCTGGAGGAGCGCATCCGCCAGGGCCGCATGCGGCAGGACCTCTACTACCGCATCAACCAGCTGCGCATCCGCATTCCGCCGCTGCGCGAGCGGCCGGAGGACCTGCCCGCCCTGCTCCGCTATTTCCTCCACAAGCACTTCCCCGGACGCGCCGGCCTGGAGCTGGCCCCCGGCACGCTGGAGGCCCTCACCGCCCAGTCCTGGCCGGGCAACGTGCGCGAGTTCGAGAGCGCCGTGCAACTGGCCGTGGTGCGCGGCGGGGGGGGACCCCTCCGGCCCGACCACTTCAACCTGCCCGGCGGGGCGCGGCGCACGCCGGCCCAGGAGGCCGACTACTCGCCCCTCACCAGCCAGCCTTTCGCCCAAGCCCGCGACCTGCTGCTGGAGCAGTTGCGCCGCGCCTACGTCGAACGCTTCGTGCAGGAGGGGGTCAGCGTGAAGGAGGCGGCCGAGCGCATCGGGATCAGCCGCGAGGTGCTGCACCGCTGGATGAAGGATCTGGGCGGGGAGTAGCGGAGGCTCCGCTCAGCCCGCCCGGCCCGGCCCCTGTCCCGCCGCGGGGGAGCACCCTGCCGCGCCGCGCAGCAGGCGGCGGCCCCCCCAGATGCCCAGCCCCATCACCACCAGATACTGCGCCAGCGAGAGGACGGCCACCTCGGGCCGGGCGTGCTGGCTCCAGAGATCCAGGTAGCGGCCGGTGGAGGAGAGCGGGGTGAGGAGGGGCCAGACCAGCTCCTCGCTGCCGGGATGGTCGGGGATGAGCCAGGCGAGGCGCTGGCCAAGAGCCTGGGCCAGGACGAGGAAAGCCAGCCAGGCCAGGGCCCGCCCGCCTCGCCCGGCGCTCCGGCTGGCGCGCCAATTGTGTTCGAGGGAATGCCCGGCCGCCAGCAGGAGGAGGGGGGCGCCCCAGTAGAGCAGGCGCTCCGTGTCGCTGCCCCCCAGCCAGCCCAGGGCCGCCACGCCCGCCGCCACCGCCAGCAGGTCCTGCCGCTCGGCCAGCCTGCGCCAGGCCCGGCGTCCATCCAGCGCCACCAGCACCAGAAGGGCGGGACCGAAGGCCTGGCACATCCCGTGGAGGTAGTGGGGCAGGCTCTTCAGCCAGAGCCAGAGCACGGCCGTCTTGACGAAACCGTAGCTGTTGGTGGGTTCGGCCCAGGCCCGGATGAGCAGGAAGAGGGCCAGCCCGAGCAGGGCGGGGGCGAAGAGGGCGGGGCGCAGGCGCGCCCGGGTGTGGGCCCGCCAGGACGCCAGCGGCGCCCGCCGGAGCAGCAGCGGGTTGGCGCGGCAGGCCAGGGCCAGGGCGGGCAGGAGCAGCACCTCGCGGCAGGGCAGGGCCAGCGCCGCCCAGGCCAGCCAGGCCGCCAGGAGCAGGGGCGGCAGGGCTGGCGCGCTCGCCGCCGGCGCCGGGCGCGAGTGGTCCAGGAGCAGGAGGCCGCCCAGCCAGAAGAGCCACATGAGCGGGTCGGCATGGACGGGGTAGAAGGGTGTGAGGCGCAGGGGGGCGTGCCACTGGGTGGCGAAGAGGCCGGCCAGCAGCAGGCGCGTGCCGGCCCAGCCAGGCGAAGAGCAGGAGCGGCGCCAGCAGCGCGGCGGCCCCGTTGACCAGGCGGAAGCCGCGCAGCGCGTCGCCCGGGCTGAGCCAGGCCGCCAACGCCGGCGCGCCGACGCGGTAAACAAAGGGGGCCTCCGCCTGCGGCCGCCCGCCGTGGGCGAGCTGTTCCGCCACGCGGGCGTACTCCACGCCATCCCAGCCCAATCCCCCGTTCAGGGTGATGGGGCGCTGCAGGGTCCAGGCCAGCCCCGCCGTCCCGGCGACCAGCGCCAGGAGGGCGAGCCAGGAGAGGAGGGTGGCGCGGGAGGACTGCGGCATGTCGGAAGCTCAGGAAGTGGGGGGAGAGATGCCACCGCCGCCTGCGCGGGGGGAAGCTATCCACATGGGCCAAGCGGGAGCGACCGATTGACCACATCGCGCACATGAGAAAGGGCGGCCATGGGCCGCCCCTTCCCGCGAGCCCATAGGATCGCCCGAGAGGCGATTGCTTGGGCCATGCTCCCGGTAGGAATCGAACCTACGCACTCGGTTCCGGAGACCGACGCTCTATCCACTGAGCTACGGGAGCAGGTGCGTCGGCCGCCCGGAGGTGCCGGTCGTCCGACGCAGGCCACAAGGTAAGGCACCGGCGCTGCCGGAGCAACGAGCGGGCCCGGGGCGGACCGGCACGTGTGGCGGGCGACCGCCCGGGCTGTGAGGGAGGTCACGCGGGGCCGCCGGCGGCTTCCTATCTTGCGCCCGACGGTCAAGGCAGCCAGCGGGGGTATGATGGAGCTGCATTTCTGGGGTGTCCGCGGCGGCATTCCCACACCGGAGCCGGAGAAAATGCGCTTCGGGGGGAACACCAGCTGCGTCACGGTGGAGACCGGGGACGGGACCTTCATCATCCTCGACGCCGGCACGGGCATCCGCCGCCTGGGCAATGTGCTGCAGGCCCGCCACCCGGCGGGCGGCATCCGCGGGCACATCCTGCTCAGCCACCTCCATTGGGACCACATCCAGGGCATCCCTTTCTTCAAGCCGCTCTTCCACCCGGCCAATCATTTCGAGTTCATCGGCCTGCGCCCGGTGGACACCACCCTGCGCGCCCAGCTGGAGGGGCAGCAGAACTTCGCCTACTTCCCGGTGGACATGGGCTACATGTCCAGCGACAAGGCCTTCCGCGAGGTCAGCGACGAGTCCTTCACCATCGGCAACGCCCTGGTGAGCTGCCGCCGCCTCAACCATCCGGGCGGCTGCCTGGGCTACCGCATCGAGGCGGAGGGCGTGGCCGTCGTCTACGCCACGGACAACGAGCACACCGGTCCGGGGCCGGAGGAGGCCATCGTGGCGCTGGCCGCGGGGGCCGACCTGCTCATCTTCGACGCCAACTACACGCCCGAGGAGTACCGCCAGGGCCGCCAGGGCTGGGGCCACAGCACTTGGCAGCAGGCCGTTGTCAACGCGCGGGCCGCCGGCGTGAACCGCCTCGTCCTCTTCCACCACGACCAGGACCACACCGACGAGCAGATGCTTGCCATCGAGGCCGAGGCCGCCGCCCAGTTCCCCCGCTGCCTGGCCGCCCGCGAGGGCATGAGCATCCGCCTCTTGGGGCCCGCGGCCGGGGAGGGTCCGCGCGCGCGCATCGAGCTGCCCGCCGCCGCCTGCCTCGAGCTGGAGACCCTGCGCGGCGCCGACGGCTGAGCCCGACAGTCTGCCTAAGCACCGCGCAAGCTCCGGACAGCCAGGCACCCTGACGCGCGTCGCCCGGCGCGCATCCCGGCCCGGCTGAGGCTCCGCCCACCGCCCTCTGTCACCCATCCCGGCCGGCATCCACCGGCACATTGCGTCCCTTGGGGGGCAAAATCCTGCTCATGCCCCACCCCGCCTCCAGGCTTCCAAAGTGCCGAAGTTCGGAAGTCGTGAACTTTTCAAGCCAATGAACAACAACGAGATCATCCCGGAGCTGGCCTGAGGCGACGCCTCGCGCGAGCTGGCACGAGGATTGCCCGACCGGAGGAAGTCCTGAACTCCCAGCCTCGCGCAGGAGGCGGGGAGGACGACGGGACCAGAGGAGGGCAGGTGGGCCACAAGTTGCGGGATCTCCGCCCATGATCAAGGGTCTGTGGGACTCCGGCGCGGGCATGATCGCCCGCGGCATCCAGCAGGACATCACGGGCACCAACCTGGCCAACGCCCGCACCACGGCCTTCAAGGAGGACCGCCTCAACTTCCGCGAGATGATCGACGGCCGCCTGCTGCTTGACCGCGGGCGCGGCGTGCCCTCCCCCGAGAACCGCCTGCGCCAGGGCTTCGAGACCCGCCTGCGCGCCGGCGAATTCCAGCAGACGGGGGCGCCCCTGGACTTCGCCCTGGACGGCCCCGGCTATTTCGTGGTGGAGACGGCCGACGGCGAGCGCTACACGCGGGACGGCCACTTCCTCCTCTCGCCGGAGGGCGTGCTGGTGACGGCGGACGGCCTGCCCGTGCTGGGCGAGGGCGGGCTGATCCGCCTGGGCCCCGGCCCGGTGGAGAGCACGGGCGACGGGCGCCTGGCCCAGAACGGCACGGTGGTGGGCGCCCTGCGCGTGGTGGAGTTCGACGAGCCCGCGCGCCTGGCCAAGCTGGGCCGCAACCTGTGGCAACCCCGGCCCGAGGACACCCAGCCCGCCCCGGCCACGGCCACGAGGCCGGTCCAGGGCATGCTGGAGGGCTCCAACATCCAGGTGGTGGAGCAGATGGTGAAGCTGATCGAGCAGGAACGCACCTACGCCTTCGCCCACAAGGCCCTGCAAATCCAGGACGAGAACCTGGGCAAGGCGGTGGGGGACCTGGGGCGCCTGCGCTGACCCGTCCTGAGTTGAAAGGAAGACCGGCATGATCCGTGCCCTGCACAGCGCCGCTTCGGGCATGTACGCCCAGGAGCTGCACATCGACAGCATCGCCAACAACCTGGCCAACGTCAACACGACGGGCTACAAGAAGAGCCACGCCCAGTTCCAGGATCTGCTCTACCAGAACCTGCGCAGCAGCGGCGTGGAGAACAGCCTGGGCCACGTCATCCCCGCCGACCTCCAGGTGGGCACGGGCGTGAAGACGGTCAGCGTGACGCGCGACATGACCCAGGGCGACGTGGCGCAGACGAGCGGCCGCCTCGACCTGGCGATCGAGGGCGAGGGCTTCTTCCAGGTCCGCCAACTGGACGGCGGCACCGCCTATTCGCGGGACGGCTCCTTCAACCTGTCCAGCGAGGGCGTCATCGTCACCAGCGACGGCCTCACCCTCGAGCCGGAGATCACCGTGCCCCAGGGGGCGGTGGACATCCAGTTCAGCCGGGACGGCGTGGTCAGCGTGCTGCTGGCGGGGGAGGCCTCGGCCGTGCAGATCGGCACGCTGGAGCTGGCCGTCTTCACCAATCCGGCCGGCCTGCGCGCGTTGGGACAGAACCTCTACGCCGAGACGGCGGCCTCGGGGGCGCCCCAGCTGGGCACGCCGGCCAATGAGCAGTTCGGGCAGGTCGCCCAGGGCTACCTCGAGACCTCCAATGTCAAGGTGGTGGAGGAGATGGTGGGCATGATCGCCGCCCAGCGCGCCTACGAGGTCAGCTCCAAGGCCATCCGCGCCAGCGACGACATGCTGGGCCTGGCCGCCAGCCTGCGGAGGTGATGTGATGGGACGCGCCCGCTGGTTCCTGCTCCTCTTCCTGGCCGCCGCGGCGGGCTGGACGGGTGGCGCCCGCGCCGCCGCCGGCGGGGAGGGCGACGTGGCGGAGCGCTGCGACACGGCCCTGCGCGCCGTGCTGGCGGATGGACCGTGGAGCGGGGCGGACAGCGTGGCCTTCGACTGGACCCTGCCCCCCCTGCGCGGCGTGCCGGCCCCGGCCCTGATCGAGGCCGAGGCTCTCCAACTGCGCGAGCGGGGCACCTGCACGGTGGCCCTGCGCCTCCTCGACCAGGGGCGCATCCTGCGCCGCCTGACCGTTCCCGTGCGCGTGCGGCGCTGGGAGCACTTGCCCGTGGCCCGGCGCGACCTGCCCCGCGGCCGGGTGCTGGAGGAGGGGGACGTGGAGGAGCGCTGGGTGGAGACGACCCACCTGGCCGGCGGCGACCTCATGCCGCTGGGCGAGGTGCTGGGGCGGCGCCTGGCCCGACCCCTCGGCGCCGGACGCGCCCTGCCCGGGCGCCTGCTGGAGAGCGTGCCCGACGTGCGGCGGGGCGAATCCCTTGTCCTCACCGTGCGCAGCGGCGGAGTGAGCGTCTCGGCCCGGGCGGAGGCCCTCGAGGACGCCCTCATCGGCCAGACTTTCAAAGTGCGGCTCTTCGAGACGGGGCGGCGCATGGCGGCCCGCCTCACGGCCGATGGACAAGCCCTGGTGGAGGTGGGCGGATGAAGACGGCCCTTGCCTGTCTGCTGGTCCTGGCCCTGGCCGCGGCGGCCCAGATCAGCCGCGACTCCTGGGTGACCGACGCGCGGGCCTTCCGCGTGGGCGACCTGCTCACCATTCTCATCGTGGAGCAGGGTTCGGGCTCCACCAGCGCCTCCACCAACACCAAGCGCGAGAACAGCCTGGAGGTGGGGGTGCAGGGCGCGGGCGGGCCGCTCACCTTCGTGCCGGAGATCAGCGGCGGGGCCGACAGCAAGAACGAGCACAAGGTGAAGGGCGGCAACACCCGCGCCAGCCGGCTGCAGACCCGCCTCATGGCGGAGATCGTCGCCATCGATCCCGACGGCACCCTCATCGTCGAGGGCAGCCGTGTGGTGGAGATCGACGGCGAGCAGCAGATCACGGAGCTGACCGGCCGGGTGCGCCCGGACGACGTGGGCTCGGACAACACCATCTACAGCTACCTGGTGGCGGACGCGGTCATCCGCTACTCGGGCAGCGGCCTCGTGCGCAATGCCCAGCGCCGGGGCGTCCTCAACTGGCTCTTCGGCTGGATGCTATGACACGGAATTCGAACGCTCATCTCCTACAGTCCCAATGGAAGAGAGCCGGGTGGCCGCCCGGTTCCACCGGCCTCCCCTCCGCGTGGAACCGGGTGCGTCACACCCCGCGGCCGGCGGCGCAAGCCAGGGGGGGCGCGCCCTGGCTCCTGCTCGCCCTCGTGGCCTGGCTCCTGGCCGCTCCCCAGGCGGCATCCGTGCGGCTGAAGGAGATCGCCTCCTTCCAGGGATCGGGGCACAGCGACCTGATCGGCTACGGCCTGGTGGTGGGCCTGGACGGCACGGGGGACGGCAACCGCAGCGCCTTCACCCTGCGCAGCGTGGAGAACATGCTGCGCCGCTTCGGCATCCGCCTCGATCCGGGCACGATCAAGCCCAAGAACGTGGCCGCCGTGATGGTGACGGCCCGGCTGGGCGCCTTCGCCCGGGCGGGGGACCGCCTGGACGTGACGGTCAGCTCGCTGGGAGACGCCAGCAGCCTGATGGGCGGCGTCCTCCTCATGACGCCCCTCACCAACCAGGGCGGGGAGGAGGTGCTGGTGCGGGCCCAGGGCCCCGTCTCCATCGGCGGCTTCAACTTCTCCTCGGGCGGCTCCAGCATCCGCCAGAATTACACGCTGGTCGGGCGCGTGCCCGAGGGCGGGATGGTGGAGCGCGACATGCGCAGCAACCTGCTGATGGAGGGCAGCCTCGTGCTCAGCCTCCAGCACCCGGACTTCACCACGGCCATGCGCGCCGCCCGCGCCCTCAACGCCGCCCTGGGCGAGCCCCTGGCCCAGGCCATCGACGCGGCCCAGATCCGCATCGAGGTGCCCGTCGAGTCGCGCCAGGGCAACCGCCTGGTGGAGCTGGCCTCCCTCATCGAGAACCTCGACATCGAGCCCGACCTCACGGCCAAGGTCGTCATCAACGAGCGGACGGGCACGGTGGTGGTGGGCCGCCAGGTGCGCCTGCTGCCCGTGGCCGTGGCCCACGGCAACCTCTCGGTCATCATCAAGAGCCAGCAAGGCAGCACCCTGGACCCCTACACGGGCTTCGTGGGCGGCCAGCGCCAGGACGAGATCACCGTGGCGAGCGAGGAGGCGCACCTCATCGTGCTGGACGACATGGCGGATGTGAGCGGCGTGGCGCGGGCCCTCAACACGCTGGGGGTCAGCCCGCGCGACATCATCAGCATTTTCCAGCTGCTCAAGGAGGCGGGCGCCCTCCAGGCCGAGCTGGTGATCATCTGATGGAGACGCGCTCCCTCAATCAGGGCGATGGGGCGCCGCGCCTCCCCGCTCCGGCGGCGAGCGGCCCGGCCCCGCGCCCGACCGAGCCCGGGACGGACGCCCTGGCCGGCGCCGGCCGCGACTTCGAACGCCTGCTGGTGGAGCAGATGCTGGTCTCCATGCAGGCCTCGCTCGAGGAAGGGCTCTTCGCCCGCGAAGGGGTCAGCCGCGAATGGTACACCAGCCTCTTCAACGAGGAGATGTCCAAGGAGATGACGGCGGGCGCCGGCCTGGGCCTCGCCTCCTCGCTGCTGGCGCAGCTGCGCCGGGAGGAGGGCGCCACCGCCGCCCAGCCCGGGCTGGAGCGCGCCCTGGCCGAGCTGGGCGCCCTGCCCTCCGGCCAGGAGTGGGCCGTCCAGGGTCTGGCCAGCCTCGACCGGGCCTTCGCCCTGCGCCGCCGGGAGCGCGAGCAGGCCGCCCTCGATCCCCTGGCCGCCCTGGGCCATTCCGCCGAGCTGGGCCGGGCCGCCCGCCCCTCTTTCCGGCGGCCGGACAGCGCCCGCGTCTCCGAGCTGCGCGAGCTGGCGGTGGAGGTGGCCCGCGAGGTGGGAGTGGAGCCGCGCCTGGCCATGGCCCTGGTCGAGACGGAGAGCGGTTGGGACGAGCGGGCGCGCAGCCGCAAGGGGGCGATGGGCCTGACCCAGCTGATGCCGGACACGGCCCGCGGCCTGGGCGTGCGCGATCCTTTCGACCCCCGCCAGAACCTCAAGGGCGGGCTGCGCTACCTGCGCCAGATGCTGGAGCGCTACGAGGACCGGCAACTGGCCCTGGCCGCCTACAACGCGGGGCCGGGCGCGGTGGACCGCGCCGGCGGCATTCCACCCTACGCCGAGACCCGCGCCTATGTCGCCAAGATCGAGCAACTGATGGGACGGACGCCATGAACGGAGCCCTGCACGACCTGGCCGAGCGCCTCGCCCAGCGACTGGACGAGGAGCTTGGCCTCTACCACGAGCTGGAGGAGGAGCTGTCCGGCCAGCTGGAGGCGCTCCAGTCCGGCGAGGCGGAGCGGGTCCAGGCGCGGGCCGAGGCCATCGAACGATGCCACCACCTGCTGCGGGGCCAGGAGCGCCGCCGCCGCCTGCTGCTCGAGGCCCTTGCCCGCGAATTCCCGGCGCCGCCGCCCCTCACCCTGCGCCTGGTGGCGGAGCGCTGCCCGCCCGCCCTCTCGACGCGCCTGCATGTGCTGGGCCGGCGCCT contains the following coding sequences:
- a CDS encoding ATP-binding protein — its product is MNLTFPPMMRPLPPARWAVLLLLLLAGAGRAGLIDPATLHPSTLRAVALDSLGLLWLGGLDGLASWDGRHLVRLDLRSGWEGGGASALTVDRQGRLWVAADSGLFRREESFRPVELNSPVGLGRARALLSHGEATWLATERGLLLVHDRLGERVLLSGMAVSCLALLPGGDLVCGTLDRGIYRFDAEGNPAAMRESYRRVLGEVAAIEPEPGGDLLLLGRLGGVPQLARLSARDGTLVALPDRVPDTPPAAPLALSASPVGILVRSGAGWQQWTGRELIPLTLPAAALPLPAPFLTELHPALAWLRPEGRLQIQSQASGMLAQQEGRMALAWESPRETGGWRPLQTCRTREGQWMLLASGGERRLLAISRGATREPALDWLEPAAARVFQPGTICPEPGSGALLIGLPGQILRAAGPRLDTLSRELGANWMVPFTPASVLVGGARGLALLEDGELKRLRVADPVHRATPDGFGGILAACDRYLLRLNELNEVDTLAYPEQLAAGRAAPGQALRQILADGSGRIWLLGERRLHLRAREGAPWTRPLAGLLGESADGESGEILSMAADSSGRLWLSTSRGTGWLVPDRLPPVALLLQDARELEAADRRLILLLGAADPLGTDGGTLVRVRLDDQPWGAWRAPGPLPLDQLLPAGVTGGTFRLQLQAMDAWGNLSRQSLALPLVLPAGQGRLPFAKRLFLLVAMVGIAVTATILYPGRSGLLISLGLGAAAGFIVRVATTEPHLWWALPLILGLSSYHTSDRIRARRAKTVESPEPGVLEVVDLLRDFGHSGSATRNLDRLLRSARNLYLEGRPDPEILGRYRTARGVFLDLTAPSLQQLMLALRRLPPAERPLAGSDQERLEGLVADAVRLLEGAGDPPAEAALVELAFNLDRLEQALAATQHGLDLRISSAPLKVLDRVLEDRAAELAGVELELRCEREVRQVLARLPVDKLQFILDNLVDNALHWMDGLPRRRLAIEVRERPSTLQLRVTDSGAGMTPERLARIFEAGVSGRAGGEGRGYGLYRSREILARFGGALTVERSEPGQGSTFLLEIKKVEPEGRQGSWNAS
- a CDS encoding sigma-54 dependent transcriptional regulator, translated to MERILIIDDNEEFVEDTQLGLRRHYDCAWAETGEAGLEKMSGLDPDLVLLDYDLGAGASGLDILGRLVAEWPDVPVVMVTKESGVRTVVRAMKEGAFDYVVKNTSREDFLDVIRKGMALRRVKLENVWLRRRLQESLGQMVGESEAILAVKREIREAAATDLAVLITGETGTGKTMIARMIHEASARRQQAFVEVNVSAIERELFNSEVFGHEKGSFTGAVAAKRGLTELAHRGTLFLDEIGDMDPPAQIKLLTAIESGLIRRVGAVKDIQVDFRLVAATHQDLEERIRQGRMRQDLYYRINQLRIRIPPLRERPEDLPALLRYFLHKHFPGRAGLELAPGTLEALTAQSWPGNVREFESAVQLAVVRGGGGPLRPDHFNLPGGARRTPAQEADYSPLTSQPFAQARDLLLEQLRRAYVERFVQEGVSVKEAAERIGISREVLHRWMKDLGGE
- a CDS encoding MBL fold metallo-hydrolase; the encoded protein is MMELHFWGVRGGIPTPEPEKMRFGGNTSCVTVETGDGTFIILDAGTGIRRLGNVLQARHPAGGIRGHILLSHLHWDHIQGIPFFKPLFHPANHFEFIGLRPVDTTLRAQLEGQQNFAYFPVDMGYMSSDKAFREVSDESFTIGNALVSCRRLNHPGGCLGYRIEAEGVAVVYATDNEHTGPGPEEAIVALAAGADLLIFDANYTPEEYRQGRQGWGHSTWQQAVVNARAAGVNRLVLFHHDQDHTDEQMLAIEAEAAAQFPRCLAAREGMSIRLLGPAAGEGPRARIELPAAACLELETLRGADG
- a CDS encoding flagellar hook-basal body protein, with protein sequence MIKGLWDSGAGMIARGIQQDITGTNLANARTTAFKEDRLNFREMIDGRLLLDRGRGVPSPENRLRQGFETRLRAGEFQQTGAPLDFALDGPGYFVVETADGERYTRDGHFLLSPEGVLVTADGLPVLGEGGLIRLGPGPVESTGDGRLAQNGTVVGALRVVEFDEPARLAKLGRNLWQPRPEDTQPAPATATRPVQGMLEGSNIQVVEQMVKLIEQERTYAFAHKALQIQDENLGKAVGDLGRLR
- the flgG gene encoding flagellar basal-body rod protein FlgG, producing MIRALHSAASGMYAQELHIDSIANNLANVNTTGYKKSHAQFQDLLYQNLRSSGVENSLGHVIPADLQVGTGVKTVSVTRDMTQGDVAQTSGRLDLAIEGEGFFQVRQLDGGTAYSRDGSFNLSSEGVIVTSDGLTLEPEITVPQGAVDIQFSRDGVVSVLLAGEASAVQIGTLELAVFTNPAGLRALGQNLYAETAASGAPQLGTPANEQFGQVAQGYLETSNVKVVEEMVGMIAAQRAYEVSSKAIRASDDMLGLAASLRR
- the flgA gene encoding flagellar basal body P-ring formation chaperone FlgA: MGRARWFLLLFLAAAAGWTGGARAAAGGEGDVAERCDTALRAVLADGPWSGADSVAFDWTLPPLRGVPAPALIEAEALQLRERGTCTVALRLLDQGRILRRLTVPVRVRRWEHLPVARRDLPRGRVLEEGDVEERWVETTHLAGGDLMPLGEVLGRRLARPLGAGRALPGRLLESVPDVRRGESLVLTVRSGGVSVSARAEALEDALIGQTFKVRLFETGRRMAARLTADGQALVEVGG
- a CDS encoding flagellar basal body L-ring protein FlgH, which codes for MKTALACLLVLALAAAAQISRDSWVTDARAFRVGDLLTILIVEQGSGSTSASTNTKRENSLEVGVQGAGGPLTFVPEISGGADSKNEHKVKGGNTRASRLQTRLMAEIVAIDPDGTLIVEGSRVVEIDGEQQITELTGRVRPDDVGSDNTIYSYLVADAVIRYSGSGLVRNAQRRGVLNWLFGWML